The Pseudanabaena sp. PCC 6802 genomic interval AAAAACTATTTGAGTTATATACCAAAATGACCAGTCAGCAGGCTTCATCCCAAAAGTCTTCCAATCGTAAACCTAAAGGACGTAAGTGATTGTTGCAGAAGTCTAAATATTAAAATTAGAACCAATAATTGGAGGGTACAACAATGTTTGCAGTTTCAAGTCAGCCAATCAAACTAACACCTATTGAATATTTCGCTTGGGAAGAGCAGCAACTCTGTCGCCACGAATACATCAACGGTGAAGTCTACGCCATGAGCGGCGGCACTCAAAATCATAGCCGCATTGGTCTAAAATTCGGTGCTTTGCTAGATAGCCACCTATCTAATGGCAACTGTCGGGTCTTTAACGCTGATTGTCGGGTGAAAATTGTCGAGACTAATGACTATACCTACCCCGATGTCAGCGTTAGCTGCGATCGTCGAGATAAAACCACAACTCAATATATTACCTATCCTTGTTTGATCGTTGAAGTCTTATCGGATAGTACAGAAGGCTATGACCGTGGCAACAAGTTCTTTCGCTATCGTCAGAATCCGCAATTACAAGATTATGTATTGGTCAGTTCTCAGGAAATTGCGATCGATCTTTATCGTAAAACAGAAAATGGACGATGGGAAATTATCAACTATCGAGCCGGAGATATAGTCGAGCTGCAATCCGTAAACTTGAGCTTCCCCATTGAGCAAGTGTATCGCGGGATTGATTTTTCGGAAGTTTCTGTTGAACCGACCACGCCTGAACAATAGCTAAAAATCCTATGAGTAATCCGAACGCTAAAGGCGCGCTTTCAGCGAACGCCATTCCCGCCGTTTCCGTCACCTACGCCCAGGAT includes:
- a CDS encoding Uma2 family endonuclease translates to MFAVSSQPIKLTPIEYFAWEEQQLCRHEYINGEVYAMSGGTQNHSRIGLKFGALLDSHLSNGNCRVFNADCRVKIVETNDYTYPDVSVSCDRRDKTTTQYITYPCLIVEVLSDSTEGYDRGNKFFRYRQNPQLQDYVLVSSQEIAIDLYRKTENGRWEIINYRAGDIVELQSVNLSFPIEQVYRGIDFSEVSVEPTTPEQ